Proteins encoded within one genomic window of Saccharopolyspora pogona:
- a CDS encoding long-chain fatty acid--CoA ligase yields MFSTMQDGPLSIARILQQGSGPHGASAEVVTWTGDGARRSSYAEVGRRTARLAHALRGLGVTGDQRVGTFMWNNAEHLEAYFAVPAMGAVLHTLNIRLFPEQLIYVANHAEDHVVLVDSTLLPLFQKLLPELKTVRHVIVVGGDKAALEAPAGVAVHGYEELLAGQPDEFDWPELDERSAAAMCYTSGTTANPKGVVYSHRSIYLHSMQVCMTDGMALAQSDRSLAVVPMFHAMSWGLPYAAFMVGATMIMPDRFLQPDPLLKMIAAERPTMAAAVPTIWQGVLQHLESDPHDVSSLREVVIGGAACPPSLMKAFHEKYDIVVLHAWGMTETSPLGSVARPPVDATEEHRWTYRASQGRLPTGVQGRLVGDDGVVLPRDGESVGELEVRGPWIAGAYYGDDDPEKFRDGWLRTGDVGYITPDGFLQLTDRAKDVIKSGGEWISSVDLENKMMGHPAVAEAVVIGVPDEKWSERPLVAVVLRDGHQVDAAELRDFLAGEVARWQLPEYWTFIPEAPKTSVGKFDKKRLRKQHADGRLDVTHLT; encoded by the coding sequence ATGTTCAGCACGATGCAGGACGGCCCCCTCTCGATCGCGCGGATCCTCCAGCAGGGCAGCGGACCGCACGGCGCGTCCGCCGAGGTCGTGACCTGGACCGGCGACGGGGCGCGACGCAGCAGCTACGCGGAGGTCGGCCGCCGGACCGCGCGGCTGGCGCACGCGCTGCGCGGCCTCGGTGTCACCGGCGACCAGCGGGTCGGCACGTTCATGTGGAACAACGCCGAACACCTGGAGGCGTACTTCGCGGTGCCGGCCATGGGCGCGGTGCTGCACACCCTGAACATCCGGCTGTTCCCCGAGCAGCTGATCTACGTCGCGAACCACGCCGAGGATCACGTCGTGCTCGTCGACTCGACGCTGCTGCCGCTGTTCCAGAAGCTGCTGCCGGAGCTGAAGACGGTGCGGCACGTGATCGTCGTGGGCGGCGACAAGGCTGCGCTGGAGGCACCGGCCGGGGTGGCGGTGCACGGTTACGAGGAGCTGCTGGCCGGGCAGCCGGACGAGTTCGACTGGCCGGAGCTCGATGAACGCTCGGCAGCCGCCATGTGCTACACCTCCGGCACCACCGCCAACCCGAAGGGCGTCGTCTACTCGCACCGGTCGATCTACCTGCACTCGATGCAGGTGTGCATGACCGACGGCATGGCCCTCGCGCAGTCGGACCGGTCGCTTGCCGTCGTGCCGATGTTCCACGCGATGTCGTGGGGTCTGCCGTATGCGGCGTTCATGGTCGGCGCAACGATGATCATGCCGGACCGGTTCTTGCAGCCGGACCCGCTGCTGAAGATGATCGCCGCGGAGCGCCCGACGATGGCCGCAGCCGTGCCGACGATCTGGCAGGGCGTGCTGCAGCACCTGGAGTCCGACCCGCACGACGTGTCCTCCCTGCGAGAGGTCGTGATCGGCGGGGCGGCGTGCCCGCCGTCGCTGATGAAGGCGTTCCATGAGAAGTACGACATCGTCGTGCTGCACGCGTGGGGCATGACCGAGACGTCGCCGCTGGGCAGCGTGGCCCGACCGCCGGTGGACGCCACCGAGGAACACCGCTGGACCTACCGCGCAAGCCAGGGGCGGCTGCCGACCGGGGTGCAAGGCCGGCTGGTCGGCGACGACGGTGTGGTGCTGCCGCGCGACGGCGAGAGCGTCGGTGAGCTGGAGGTTCGCGGGCCCTGGATCGCCGGGGCGTACTACGGCGACGACGACCCGGAGAAGTTCCGCGACGGCTGGCTGCGCACCGGCGACGTCGGGTACATCACGCCCGACGGGTTCCTGCAGCTGACCGACAGGGCCAAGGATGTGATCAAGTCCGGCGGCGAGTGGATCTCGTCGGTCGATCTGGAGAACAAGATGATGGGCCACCCGGCGGTTGCCGAGGCGGTGGTCATCGGCGTGCCGGACGAGAAGTGGTCGGAGCGACCGCTGGTGGCCGTGGTGCTGCGCGACGGCCACCAGGTCGACGCGGCCGAGCTGCGCGACTTCCTCGCCGGCGAGGTCGCGCGGTGGCAGCTGCCGGAGTACTGGACGTTCATCCCGGAGGCGCCGAAGACGAGTGTCGGCAAGTTCGACAAGAAGCGCCTCCGCAAGCAGCACGCCGACGGCCGGCTCGACGTCACCCACCTCACCTGA
- the proC gene encoding pyrroline-5-carboxylate reductase, which translates to MTTIAVLGAGKIGESLLSGLLKAGRDPSDLLFTERFPTRAAELTKTYGITHTDVADAVQSADVIVVAVKPQDIEPLLNEMAPNLPSGKLVVSLCAGLPTKLFERRLPEGTAVVRVMPNTPMLVGEAMSAISGGAHASDTDLALVEELLGSVGVVVRVPESQQDAVTALSGSGPAYFFYLVEAMIDAGILLGIPRATAADLIVQSAVGAAAMLREGGGHPVMLREAVTSPAGTTIAGIRELEKHGVRAALIDAIEAARDRSVELGKAHEDDEPA; encoded by the coding sequence ATGACGACGATCGCCGTACTCGGAGCCGGAAAGATCGGTGAGTCCCTGCTGTCGGGGCTGCTGAAGGCGGGGCGCGACCCATCGGACCTGCTGTTCACCGAGCGGTTCCCGACGCGTGCCGCGGAGCTGACCAAGACCTACGGCATCACGCACACCGACGTGGCCGATGCGGTGCAGAGCGCGGACGTCATCGTCGTCGCCGTCAAGCCGCAGGACATCGAGCCGCTGCTGAACGAGATGGCGCCCAACCTGCCCAGCGGCAAGCTCGTGGTGTCGCTGTGCGCGGGCCTGCCGACGAAGCTGTTCGAGCGCCGGCTGCCCGAAGGCACCGCGGTGGTCCGGGTCATGCCGAACACCCCGATGCTGGTCGGCGAGGCGATGAGCGCGATCTCCGGCGGCGCGCACGCCTCGGACACGGACTTGGCGCTGGTCGAGGAGCTGCTCGGCAGCGTCGGCGTGGTCGTGCGGGTGCCGGAGAGCCAGCAGGACGCGGTGACCGCGCTGTCCGGCTCGGGCCCGGCGTACTTCTTCTACCTGGTCGAGGCCATGATCGACGCGGGCATCCTGCTGGGCATCCCGCGGGCCACCGCCGCGGACCTGATCGTCCAGTCCGCGGTCGGGGCGGCGGCGATGCTCCGCGAGGGCGGCGGCCACCCGGTGATGCTGCGCGAGGCGGTCACCTCGCCGGCGGGTACGACCATCGCGGGCATCCGCGAGCTGGAGAAGCACGGCGTGCGCGCGGCGCTCATCGACGCCATCGAGGCGGCTCGCGACCGCTCCGTCGAGCTCGGCAAGGCCCACGAGGACGACGAACCCGCCTGA
- a CDS encoding helix-turn-helix domain-containing protein: MSANSEPSQQAPPSMGQVRFLTVAEVAKLMRVSKMTVYRLVHAGELPAARVGRSFRVAEKDVHAYLESAYYNAG; the protein is encoded by the coding sequence ATGTCTGCGAACTCCGAACCCAGCCAACAGGCGCCGCCGAGCATGGGTCAGGTGCGGTTCCTCACCGTCGCGGAAGTCGCCAAGTTGATGCGGGTGTCGAAGATGACGGTCTATCGGCTCGTGCACGCCGGCGAACTCCCCGCCGCACGGGTCGGGCGATCGTTCCGCGTCGCGGAGAAGGACGTACACGCGTACCTGGAGAGCGCCTACTACAACGCCGGCTGA
- a CDS encoding 30S ribosomal protein bS22, with the protein MGSVIKKRRKRMSKKKHRKLLRKTRVQRRKLGK; encoded by the coding sequence ATGGGCTCGGTCATCAAGAAGCGCCGCAAGCGCATGTCCAAGAAGAAGCACCGCAAGCTGCTCCGCAAGACGCGCGTCCAGCGTCGCAAGTTGGGCAAGTGA
- a CDS encoding NAD-dependent epimerase/dehydratase family protein, whose product MGPNVVLVTGVSRFLGGYLAARLAADPAVERVLGVDTVQPGRDLLRRMGRTEFVRADIRNPLIGKVIANGKVDTVVHAAVNSPSGPGGRATVKEMNVIGTMQLLAACQQSPLVRKVVVRSTCAVYGSSSRDPAVFTEDIEPKDLPSSGYAKDAVEIEDYVRGFGRRRPDADITTLRFSNLIGPRIDASLTRYFALPVVPTVLGFDARLQMVHSEDALAVLERATMADRPGVFNVAGEGVLMLSQAIRRAGRIAMPLPSTAVSPLAGFFRNARLVDFSPEQLRYLNFGRVLDTTKLREEFGFIPRWTTQQAFDDFVRGRSLRPVIDPENIMALERSVGDLLARHR is encoded by the coding sequence ATGGGCCCGAATGTCGTGCTGGTGACAGGGGTCAGCCGTTTCCTGGGCGGATATCTCGCCGCGCGGCTGGCGGCCGACCCGGCAGTGGAGCGCGTTCTCGGCGTGGACACCGTGCAGCCCGGTCGCGATCTGCTGCGCCGGATGGGCCGCACCGAGTTCGTCCGCGCCGACATCCGCAACCCGCTGATCGGCAAGGTGATCGCGAACGGCAAGGTCGACACCGTGGTGCACGCGGCGGTCAACTCCCCTTCCGGGCCCGGTGGGCGGGCCACGGTGAAGGAGATGAACGTCATCGGCACCATGCAGCTGCTGGCCGCCTGCCAGCAGTCGCCGTTGGTGCGCAAGGTGGTGGTCCGGTCGACCTGCGCGGTCTACGGGTCGAGCTCGCGGGACCCGGCGGTGTTCACCGAGGACATCGAGCCGAAGGACCTGCCGTCGTCCGGGTACGCCAAGGACGCGGTGGAGATCGAGGACTACGTGCGCGGCTTCGGCCGGCGGCGGCCCGACGCGGACATCACGACGCTGCGGTTCAGTAACCTGATCGGCCCGCGCATAGACGCGAGCCTGACCCGCTACTTCGCGCTGCCGGTGGTGCCGACCGTGCTCGGCTTCGACGCGCGGCTGCAGATGGTGCACTCCGAGGATGCGTTGGCGGTGCTCGAGCGGGCGACGATGGCGGATCGACCCGGCGTGTTCAACGTGGCCGGTGAGGGCGTTCTGATGCTTTCGCAGGCGATCCGGCGCGCCGGTCGCATCGCGATGCCGTTGCCGAGCACCGCCGTGTCGCCGCTGGCCGGGTTCTTCCGCAACGCCCGGCTGGTTGACTTCTCACCGGAGCAGTTGCGGTACCTCAACTTCGGCCGGGTACTGGACACCACGAAGCTCCGCGAGGAGTTCGGGTTCATCCCGCGCTGGACCACCCAGCAGGCCTTCGACGACTTCGTTCGTGGCCGGAGCCTGCGGCCGGTGATCGACCCGGAGAACATCATGGCGCTGGAGCGCAGCGTCGGAGACCTGTTGGCGAGGCATCGGTGA
- a CDS encoding lysophospholipid acyltransferase family protein, with product MADAQVIPLRAADRERLDASEPSVPVEPGWEDAVIDVLAFARRRLLGDYKVDEFGFDQELTDEVFLRFLRPFYEKWFRVEVIGGHHVPAERGALVVANHSGTLPWDALMTTVALHDHLPATRHLRMLGADVVFRMPMLGALARKAGHTLACNPDAERLLTNGELVGVWPEGFKGIGKPFKDRYKLQRFGRGGFVSAALRTGAPIVPCSIVGAEEIYPKLADIKPLARLLGVPYFPVTPLFPHFGLLGAVPLPSKWYIEFGEPIETSSYPAGAADDPMLVFSLSDQVREIIQQTLYRLLAQRTNVFLG from the coding sequence ATGGCGGATGCGCAGGTGATCCCGCTGCGTGCGGCGGACCGGGAGCGGCTCGATGCGTCCGAGCCGTCGGTGCCGGTCGAGCCCGGGTGGGAAGACGCCGTCATAGACGTGCTGGCGTTCGCCCGGCGGCGGTTGCTCGGTGACTACAAGGTCGACGAGTTCGGCTTCGACCAGGAGTTGACCGACGAGGTGTTCCTCCGCTTCCTGCGGCCCTTCTACGAGAAGTGGTTCCGTGTTGAGGTGATCGGCGGCCACCACGTGCCCGCCGAACGCGGCGCGCTGGTGGTGGCCAACCACTCCGGCACGCTGCCGTGGGACGCGTTGATGACCACCGTCGCGCTGCACGACCACCTCCCGGCGACCCGGCACCTGCGGATGCTCGGCGCCGACGTGGTGTTCCGGATGCCGATGCTCGGCGCGCTGGCCCGCAAGGCCGGCCACACGCTGGCCTGCAACCCGGATGCGGAGCGGCTGCTGACCAACGGCGAACTGGTCGGGGTGTGGCCGGAGGGCTTCAAAGGGATCGGGAAGCCGTTCAAGGACCGGTACAAGCTGCAGCGCTTCGGGCGCGGCGGGTTCGTCTCGGCGGCGCTGCGCACCGGGGCGCCGATCGTGCCCTGCTCGATCGTGGGCGCGGAGGAGATCTACCCGAAGCTGGCGGACATCAAGCCGCTGGCGCGGTTGCTGGGGGTGCCGTACTTCCCGGTCACGCCGCTGTTCCCACACTTCGGCCTGCTGGGGGCGGTGCCGTTGCCGTCGAAGTGGTACATCGAGTTCGGCGAGCCGATCGAGACCTCGTCGTACCCGGCGGGCGCGGCGGACGACCCGATGCTGGTGTTCAGCCTCAGCGACCAGGTCCGGGAGATCATCCAGCAAACCCTGTACCGCCTCCTCGCCCAGCGAACCAACGTCTTCTTGGGCTGA
- a CDS encoding ATP-dependent Clp protease ATP-binding subunit, producing the protein MSYPSAFGSRDPFADLLNRFFGMSPMTSPPAMQRVPIGRLLSESATELIAKASERAEQDGSADLDTEHLLWAATQVEPARTLLVQAGAEPDHLASRIAAVLPGASAEPSASPGLTPAAKRALIVAHARSQAAGKSYIGPEHILAALVDDPGSAAVKLLDSQEVNSGKLRDRVDQAAATDNIPTTAGSDTPTLDEYSRDLTGEARAGKLDLVVGRADEIEQTVEILSRRSKNNPVLIGEPGVGKTAIVEGLAQRIVAGDVPETLEDKRVLALDLTGLVAGSQYRGEFEQRLKKVIDEVRAAKGSVILFIDEMHTIVGAGAGGDSSMDAGNILKPALSRGELHVVGATTIDEYRKHIEKDAALERRFQPVMIAEPTVEETVQILQGLRDSYEAHHGVRFTDEALTAAASLSDRYLSDRYLPDKAIDLMDQAGARVRLRSLSRSGDVRERENEMAKLRREKDQAVDAEDYERARELKERIETLEGEIAGITERREGVADVTKQDIAEVLSKRTGIPVAQLTEDEKHRLLRLEEALHERVVGQDEAVLAVAEAVRRNRAGMAPPDRPIGSFLFLGPTGVGKTELGKALAELMFGDEHKLIRFDMSEFQEKHTVSRLVGAPPGYVGYEEAGQLTEKVRRQPYSVLLFDEIEKAHRDVFNTLLQVLDDGRLTDAQGRTVDFRNTVVIMTSNIGAQRILAHEGDVDSIRDELMDDLHAGFAPEFLNRIDETIVFHRLTEEDLSRIVDLMLDRSRRLLRAQEIDLEVTEATKKWLTKRGFKPEFGARPLLRTIHTELDNRISKLLLRGEAQPGDTIIASIEGDELVCALAQPHAADVPAQSGNKASGSSRV; encoded by the coding sequence ATGAGCTACCCCTCGGCCTTCGGATCCCGAGATCCCTTCGCGGATCTGCTCAACCGGTTCTTCGGCATGTCGCCGATGACGTCGCCGCCCGCGATGCAGCGAGTGCCCATCGGCCGGCTGCTCAGCGAGTCCGCCACCGAACTGATCGCCAAGGCGTCCGAGCGCGCGGAGCAGGACGGCAGCGCCGACCTCGACACCGAGCACCTGCTGTGGGCGGCGACGCAGGTGGAGCCCGCGCGCACCCTGCTGGTCCAGGCCGGGGCGGAACCGGACCACCTCGCCTCGCGGATCGCCGCGGTGCTGCCGGGAGCCAGCGCCGAGCCCTCGGCGAGCCCGGGCCTCACACCCGCCGCCAAGCGCGCGCTGATCGTGGCGCACGCCCGGTCCCAGGCCGCGGGGAAGTCCTACATCGGGCCCGAGCACATCCTGGCCGCGCTGGTGGACGACCCGGGCTCCGCGGCGGTCAAGCTGCTGGACTCGCAGGAGGTCAACTCCGGCAAGCTGCGCGATCGGGTCGACCAAGCCGCCGCCACCGACAACATCCCGACCACCGCCGGCAGCGACACCCCGACGCTGGACGAGTACAGCCGGGACCTCACCGGGGAGGCCCGCGCCGGCAAGCTGGACCTGGTCGTCGGACGCGCCGACGAGATCGAGCAGACCGTGGAGATCCTGTCCCGGCGCAGCAAGAACAACCCGGTTCTCATCGGCGAGCCTGGGGTCGGCAAGACCGCGATCGTCGAGGGCCTGGCGCAGCGCATCGTCGCCGGTGACGTGCCGGAAACCTTGGAGGACAAACGGGTTCTCGCGCTCGACCTGACCGGGCTGGTGGCCGGTTCGCAGTACCGCGGCGAGTTTGAGCAGCGGCTGAAGAAGGTCATCGACGAGGTTCGCGCGGCCAAGGGCTCGGTGATCCTGTTCATCGACGAGATGCACACCATCGTCGGCGCCGGGGCCGGTGGCGACAGCAGCATGGACGCGGGCAACATCCTCAAGCCCGCGCTGTCGCGGGGCGAACTGCACGTCGTCGGGGCCACCACGATCGACGAGTACCGCAAGCACATCGAGAAGGATGCCGCGCTGGAACGCCGGTTCCAGCCGGTCATGATCGCCGAGCCCACGGTCGAGGAGACTGTCCAGATCCTCCAGGGGCTGCGCGACTCCTACGAGGCGCACCACGGGGTCCGCTTCACCGACGAGGCGCTGACCGCGGCCGCAAGTCTCTCCGACCGCTACCTCAGCGACCGCTACCTGCCGGACAAGGCCATCGACCTGATGGACCAGGCGGGCGCGAGGGTCCGGTTGCGGTCGCTGAGCCGCAGCGGCGACGTCCGCGAACGCGAGAACGAAATGGCCAAGCTGCGCCGCGAGAAGGACCAGGCCGTCGACGCCGAGGACTACGAGCGGGCCCGCGAGCTGAAGGAGCGGATCGAAACACTGGAAGGCGAGATCGCCGGGATCACCGAGCGGCGCGAAGGCGTCGCGGACGTGACCAAGCAGGACATCGCGGAGGTGCTGTCGAAGCGCACCGGCATCCCGGTCGCTCAGCTGACCGAGGACGAGAAGCACCGGCTGCTGCGGCTCGAAGAGGCCCTGCACGAGCGGGTCGTCGGCCAGGACGAGGCGGTCCTGGCGGTGGCGGAGGCGGTTCGGCGCAACCGGGCCGGGATGGCGCCCCCGGACCGGCCCATCGGGTCGTTCCTGTTCCTGGGCCCGACCGGTGTCGGCAAGACCGAGCTGGGCAAGGCGTTGGCGGAGCTGATGTTCGGCGACGAGCACAAGCTGATCCGCTTCGACATGAGCGAGTTCCAGGAGAAGCACACCGTGTCCCGGCTGGTCGGCGCCCCGCCCGGCTACGTCGGCTACGAGGAGGCCGGGCAGCTGACCGAGAAGGTGCGCCGCCAGCCCTACAGCGTGCTGCTGTTCGACGAGATCGAGAAGGCGCACCGGGACGTGTTCAACACGCTGCTGCAGGTGCTCGACGACGGGCGGCTGACCGACGCCCAGGGCCGCACTGTGGACTTCCGCAACACCGTGGTGATCATGACGAGCAACATCGGCGCGCAGCGCATCCTGGCCCACGAGGGCGACGTGGACAGCATTCGCGACGAGCTGATGGACGACCTGCACGCGGGGTTCGCGCCGGAGTTTCTCAACCGCATCGACGAGACGATCGTCTTCCACCGGCTGACCGAGGAAGACCTGTCGCGGATCGTCGATCTGATGCTGGACCGCAGCCGCCGCCTGCTGCGCGCCCAGGAGATCGACCTGGAGGTCACCGAAGCCACCAAGAAGTGGCTGACCAAGCGCGGTTTCAAGCCGGAGTTCGGCGCGCGGCCGCTGCTGCGGACCATCCACACCGAACTGGACAACCGGATCTCCAAGCTGCTGCTGCGCGGCGAGGCGCAGCCGGGCGACACCATCATCGCCTCGATCGAGGGCGACGAACTGGTCTGTGCCCTGGCCCAGCCGCACGCGGCGGACGTGCCGGCGCAGTCCGGGAACAAGGCGTCGGGATCGAGCCGGGTTTGA
- a CDS encoding HdeD family acid-resistance protein: protein MSSLQDDPGRFVAGRLAKMAWQSVLVVGVCSLVVGVLALAWPRATLIVLGVLFGIYLLVSGVLQIVAAFGTHVAAAIRVLAFISGALSILLGLLCFRGEMQSILLLGLWIGIGWLFRGVTQTTASVADRAMPARGWQIFMGIVTALAGIVLIVSPLASVALLVLFGGIWLIVLGAVEIITAFRIHHAAKQPATSG, encoded by the coding sequence ATGAGTAGCCTTCAGGACGACCCGGGCCGATTCGTGGCCGGTCGGTTGGCGAAGATGGCGTGGCAGTCGGTCCTCGTGGTGGGCGTCTGCTCGCTCGTCGTCGGTGTGCTGGCGTTGGCCTGGCCCCGCGCGACGCTGATCGTCCTCGGGGTGCTGTTCGGCATCTACCTGCTGGTCAGCGGTGTGCTGCAGATCGTCGCGGCGTTCGGCACGCACGTGGCGGCGGCGATCCGGGTGCTGGCGTTCATCAGCGGCGCGCTGTCGATCCTGCTGGGATTGCTGTGCTTCCGGGGTGAGATGCAGTCGATCCTGCTGCTGGGCCTGTGGATCGGCATCGGCTGGCTGTTCCGCGGGGTCACCCAGACGACCGCGTCGGTCGCCGACCGGGCGATGCCCGCGCGCGGCTGGCAGATCTTCATGGGCATCGTCACGGCCCTGGCGGGCATCGTGCTGATCGTCTCGCCGCTGGCCTCGGTGGCGCTGCTGGTCCTGTTCGGCGGGATCTGGCTGATCGTCCTCGGAGCGGTGGAGATCATCACGGCGTTCCGGATTCACCACGCCGCGAAGCAGCCGGCGACGTCCGGGTGA
- a CDS encoding VOC family protein, with protein MSSRLNPYISFDGNAREAMEFYKDVFGGNLTMSTFGEFGGSDPGMTDKIMHAMLESGSGFTLMASDTPPGMEHKPGNNITVSLSGDAASGDELRGYWAKLSESGTVSVPLEKQMWGDVFGMCVDRFGIGWMVDISES; from the coding sequence ATGAGTTCCCGGCTCAACCCGTACATCAGCTTCGACGGCAACGCTCGCGAGGCGATGGAGTTCTACAAGGACGTGTTCGGCGGCAACCTGACGATGAGCACCTTCGGCGAGTTCGGCGGCTCGGATCCGGGCATGACCGACAAGATCATGCACGCGATGCTGGAGAGCGGCAGCGGCTTCACGCTGATGGCCTCCGACACCCCGCCGGGCATGGAGCACAAGCCGGGCAACAACATCACGGTGAGCCTCAGCGGAGACGCCGCCTCCGGCGACGAACTGCGCGGCTACTGGGCGAAGCTGTCCGAATCGGGCACCGTGTCGGTCCCGCTGGAGAAGCAGATGTGGGGCGACGTGTTCGGGATGTGCGTGGACCGGTTCGGCATCGGCTGGATGGTCGACATCTCCGAATCGTGA
- a CDS encoding HAD family hydrolase: MRAPGADPIDSAKVAGRASAEAAVAAAPGPDGSLATPPDLTAAAFFDVDNTMMMGASLFHFARGLAARKFLTATDLAGFAWQQLKFRVGGRENPQDMQASREQALSFVAGRKVSELVELSEEIYDELMADRIWAGTRALAQMHLDAGQRVWLVTATPVELAQIIARRLGLTGALGTVAESSDGVYTGRLVGEMLHGRAKAHAVRALAASEGLDLRRCTAYSDSANDIPMLSAMGTAVAVNPDQRLRDIARARRWEVRDFRTGRKAARIGLNSIMGASAIAGAVAAGLAYRRRDRS, translated from the coding sequence TTGCGCGCGCCCGGTGCCGATCCGATCGACAGCGCGAAGGTGGCGGGCCGAGCGTCCGCGGAAGCCGCCGTTGCCGCCGCGCCCGGCCCGGACGGCTCGCTGGCCACCCCGCCCGACCTCACCGCCGCGGCGTTCTTCGACGTCGACAACACGATGATGATGGGCGCCTCGCTGTTCCACTTCGCCCGCGGCCTGGCCGCCCGCAAGTTCCTCACCGCCACCGACCTGGCCGGGTTCGCCTGGCAGCAGCTGAAGTTCCGGGTCGGCGGTCGGGAGAACCCGCAGGACATGCAGGCCAGCCGGGAGCAGGCGCTGTCGTTCGTGGCCGGCCGCAAGGTCTCGGAGCTGGTGGAGCTCAGCGAGGAGATCTACGACGAGCTGATGGCGGACCGGATCTGGGCGGGCACCAGGGCGCTGGCCCAGATGCACCTCGACGCAGGCCAACGGGTGTGGCTGGTGACGGCGACCCCGGTGGAGCTGGCGCAGATCATCGCGCGGCGGCTGGGGCTGACCGGCGCGCTGGGCACGGTCGCGGAGAGCTCCGACGGCGTGTACACGGGCCGGCTGGTCGGCGAGATGCTGCACGGCCGAGCGAAGGCGCACGCGGTCCGGGCGCTGGCTGCCAGCGAAGGCCTGGACCTGCGGCGCTGCACGGCGTACTCGGACTCGGCCAACGACATCCCGATGCTGTCGGCGATGGGCACGGCGGTGGCGGTCAACCCGGACCAGCGGCTGCGCGACATCGCACGGGCCCGGCGCTGGGAGGTCCGGGACTTCCGGACGGGCCGGAAGGCGGCCCGGATCGGCCTGAACTCGATCATGGGAGCCAGCGCCATCGCGGGCGCGGTGGCCGCGGGCCTCGCCTACCGCCGCCGCGACCGCTCCTGA
- a CDS encoding glutaredoxin family protein produces MHEVTVMTREGCHACADAISDVRRIGAELGVPWSEQDVDADPELRAEYGDRVPVILIDGVEHGYWKVEEDRFRRALAR; encoded by the coding sequence ATGCACGAGGTGACGGTGATGACCCGCGAGGGTTGCCACGCATGCGCGGACGCGATCTCCGACGTGCGGCGGATCGGTGCGGAACTCGGCGTGCCCTGGTCCGAGCAGGACGTGGACGCCGATCCGGAACTGCGCGCCGAGTACGGCGACCGCGTCCCGGTGATCTTGATCGATGGAGTCGAGCACGGCTACTGGAAGGTCGAGGAGGACCGCTTCCGCCGGGCCCTGGCCCGCTGA
- a CDS encoding redox-sensing transcriptional repressor Rex, which yields MTAHGADVQDGDGQAGADSRTDRKQSPAIEVPAARERARAIPEAAVARLAVYLRALSGLADQNVNTVSSDELAVVAGVNSAKLRKDLSYIGSYGTRGVGYEVAVLVGQIERTLGLTRKHSVAVVGIGNLGHALANYGGFPSRGFPVSALFDLDPDLVGVPVGGIPVDHIDDIVEVCSEREVTIGVIATPAQGAQEVCDGLVAGGVTCILNFAPVVLQVPEDVEVRKVDLAVEMQILSFHVARRQQEAAAAADRSDVDGADIGPPGGGGRVPGEVESANRMVERL from the coding sequence GTGACGGCCCACGGAGCGGACGTGCAGGACGGTGACGGGCAGGCCGGGGCCGATTCCAGGACCGACCGCAAGCAGTCGCCGGCGATCGAGGTTCCCGCGGCGCGGGAGCGCGCCAGGGCGATCCCGGAAGCCGCCGTCGCCCGGCTCGCGGTCTACCTGCGGGCGCTGTCCGGACTCGCCGACCAGAACGTGAACACCGTCTCCAGTGACGAACTGGCCGTGGTCGCCGGGGTCAACTCCGCGAAGCTGCGCAAGGACCTCTCCTACATCGGTTCATACGGCACCCGCGGCGTCGGCTACGAGGTGGCGGTGCTCGTCGGCCAGATCGAGCGCACCCTCGGCCTGACCCGCAAGCACAGCGTCGCCGTCGTCGGTATCGGTAACCTCGGCCACGCGCTGGCCAACTACGGCGGCTTCCCGAGCCGCGGCTTCCCGGTCTCCGCGCTGTTCGACCTCGACCCGGACCTGGTGGGGGTGCCGGTCGGCGGCATCCCGGTCGATCACATTGACGACATCGTCGAGGTGTGCTCCGAGCGCGAGGTCACCATCGGCGTCATCGCCACACCTGCGCAGGGCGCCCAGGAGGTCTGCGACGGTTTGGTCGCTGGGGGCGTTACGTGCATCCTGAACTTCGCGCCCGTCGTGCTGCAGGTCCCCGAGGACGTCGAGGTGCGCAAGGTCGACCTGGCGGTGGAGATGCAGATCCTGTCGTTTCACGTGGCCCGACGCCAGCAGGAAGCGGCGGCGGCAGCCGATCGATCCGATGTGGACGGTGCGGACATCGGTCCGCCGGGCGGCGGCGGTCGGGTGCCAGGCGAGGTCGAATCGGCGAACAGGATGGTGGAACGGCTGTGA